The genomic window CGCGGAGCACGGCGGGCGCGTCACCGGACCGCCAGGGCCGCAGCACCGGACCCTCCGGTGTGGACAGCACGTCGGCCGGACTCACGAGGTGGTGAGCACGATCTTTCCGAACAGGTCCCCGGCGGCCAGCCGCTCGAAGCCCTCGCGCGCCCGGTCCAGCGGCAGCGTCTCGTCGATGACGGGCCGCACGCCGGTGGCCGCGCAGAACGAGAGGAGGTCCTCCAGTTCGTCCTTGGAGCCCATGGTGGAACCGACGACCTTGAGCTCCAGGAAGAAGATGCGGGTCAATTCGGCGTGCGAGGGGCGGTCGCCGCTCGTCGCCCCGGAGATGACCAGAGTTCCGCCAGGCCGCAGCGACTTGACCGAGTGGGACCATGTCGCGGCCCCGACCGTCTCGATGACCGCGTCCACGCGCTGGGGCAGCCGCGCTCCGGGCTCGTACGCGTCAAGAGCGCCCAGTTCGACCGCGCGCTTGCGCTTGGCCTCGTCACGGCTGGTGGCGAACATGCGGAGACCGGCGGCCTCGCCGAGCACGATCGCGGCGGTGGCCACACCGCCGCCCGCACCCTGCACGAGGACGGAGTCACCTGGCCGTACGCCGGCGTTGGTGAACAGCATCCGGTAGGCCGTCAGCCAGGCGGTGGGCAGGCAGGCGGCCTGTTCGAAGGTGAGCTCCTTCGGCTTGGGCAGCACGTTCCAGCTGGGTACGGTGACCTGTTCGGCGAAGGTGCCCTGGTAGCGCTCCGTGAGGATGGAGCGGGGCTCCCCCGGGCCGACCCCGTGCCCGGTCTGACCGATGACGGAGTGCAGGACGACCTCGTTGCCGTCCTGGTCGATGCCGGCGGCGTCGCAGCCGAGGATCATCGGGAGCTTGTCCTCGGCGAGGCCCACACCGCGAAGGGACCAGAGGTCGTGGTGGTTGAGCGACGCGGCCCTGACCTGGACGGTGGTCCACCCGGACCGTGCCTCGGGGGCCGGGCGTTCACCCAGCTCGAGTCCGTCGAGGGGCCGGTCACGGTCGATGCGGGCTGCGTAGGCGGCGAACATGGCCACGACGATAGGCCGTGACGCGTCGTGACGTAACCGTTCGGTGGTGTGACACACGCCCCAGAACCGGGGCCGGTGCCCCCGGCGCCCGGGCGGCCGGTCGACCGCCCCCCGCAGCCGCAGCATCCGGGGTCCGTGAACACGACGGGCCGGGGGCCACGGTTCCGCACGCGGCGGTTCCGTGGCGGCCCCGGCCCGCCCTTGTGCCGGTGTCAGCGCCGGGCCACGCCTTCCGCCCTCGCCGCCGCCGCGACGGCGGCGGTGACGGCGGGTGCGACCCGCTCGTCGAACGGCGACGGGATCACGTAGTCCGCGGCGAGTTCGTCCCCGACGACGTCCGCCAGAGCGTTCGCCGCCGCGATCTTCATGCCCTCGGTGATCCGGGAGGCGCGGACCTGCAGCGCGCCCGCGAAGATGCCGGGGAACGCCAGGACGTTGTTGATCTGGTTCGGGTAGTCCGACCGGCCGGTCGCCACGACGGCCGCGTACTTGTGCGCGATGTCGGGGTGGACCTCGGGGTTCGGGTTGGCCATGGCGAACACGAACGCGCCGGGTGCCATGGAGGCGACGGCCGGCTCGGGGACCGTACCGCCGGAGACGCCGATGAAGACGTCGGCGCCCGCGAGCGCCGTCTCCAGGGAGCCCGTGATGCCGGCCCGGTTCGTGATCTCCGCCAGTTCGCGCTTGACCTCGGTGAGGTCGTCGCGGTCGCTGCTGACGATGCCCTTGCGGTCGGCGACGGCGACATCCCCGACGCCCGCCTCCAGCAGGAACTTCGCGATGGCCACACCGGCCGCGCCCGCGCCGGAGATGACGGCGCGCAGGTCACCGAGCGTCCGGCCGGACAGCTTCGTGGCGTTGCGCAGCGCCGCGAGCGTCACCACGGCCGTGCCGTGCTGATCGTCGTGGAAGACCGGGATGTCGAGGCGCTCCTGGAGCTTGCGCTCGATCTCGAAGCACCGGGGTGCCGAGATGTCCTCCAGGTTGACCCCGCCGAAGGACGGTGCCAGGCGCACGACGGTGTCGACGATCTCGTCGGCGTCGGTCGTGGCCAGCGCGATCGGCACAGCGTCGACCCCGCCGAACTGCTTGAAGAGGATCGCCTTGCCCTCCATCACCGGGAGGGACGCCTCGGGACCGATGTCCCCCAGGCCGAGGACGGCGGTGCCGTCCGTCACGACGGCCACGACCTGTGACTTCCAGGTGTAGTCGTAGACGAGTTCGGGATGCTCGGCGATGGCGCTGCACACCTTCGCGACGCCGGGCGTGTAGGCGAGGGACAGGTCGTCCTTGTCGCGGATCGGAACGGTGGCCTGCACGGCCATCTTCCCGCCGCGGTGGAGGGCGAAGGCCGGGTCGAAGGGCTCGTCCGCACTACTGAGTCCGTCCGCACCGGCCGTGCCGTGAGTCGTGCT from Streptomyces sp. NBC_01341 includes these protein-coding regions:
- a CDS encoding zinc-binding dehydrogenase, which encodes MFAAYAARIDRDRPLDGLELGERPAPEARSGWTTVQVRAASLNHHDLWSLRGVGLAEDKLPMILGCDAAGIDQDGNEVVLHSVIGQTGHGVGPGEPRSILTERYQGTFAEQVTVPSWNVLPKPKELTFEQAACLPTAWLTAYRMLFTNAGVRPGDSVLVQGAGGGVATAAIVLGEAAGLRMFATSRDEAKRKRAVELGALDAYEPGARLPQRVDAVIETVGAATWSHSVKSLRPGGTLVISGATSGDRPSHAELTRIFFLELKVVGSTMGSKDELEDLLSFCAATGVRPVIDETLPLDRAREGFERLAAGDLFGKIVLTTS
- a CDS encoding NAD(P)-dependent malic enzyme; the protein is MAAEIVNPRSDSTTHGTAGADGLSSADEPFDPAFALHRGGKMAVQATVPIRDKDDLSLAYTPGVAKVCSAIAEHPELVYDYTWKSQVVAVVTDGTAVLGLGDIGPEASLPVMEGKAILFKQFGGVDAVPIALATTDADEIVDTVVRLAPSFGGVNLEDISAPRCFEIERKLQERLDIPVFHDDQHGTAVVTLAALRNATKLSGRTLGDLRAVISGAGAAGVAIAKFLLEAGVGDVAVADRKGIVSSDRDDLTEVKRELAEITNRAGITGSLETALAGADVFIGVSGGTVPEPAVASMAPGAFVFAMANPNPEVHPDIAHKYAAVVATGRSDYPNQINNVLAFPGIFAGALQVRASRITEGMKIAAANALADVVGDELAADYVIPSPFDERVAPAVTAAVAAAARAEGVARR